The following are from one region of the Nomascus leucogenys isolate Asia unplaced genomic scaffold, Asia_NLE_v1 Super-Scaffold_664, whole genome shotgun sequence genome:
- the RAM2 gene encoding epididymal secretory protein E3-beta yields MASSLKIWGTPLALLCILCTLLVQSKEVSWREFMKQHYLSPSREFKEYKCDVLMRENEDLKDKSSHMFIYISWYKIEHICTSDNWMDRFQNAYVWVQNPLKVLKCHRENSKNSYTESRSFNYVEFHCSMDGYVDSIEDLKMVEPISN; encoded by the coding sequence ATGGCATCGTCTCTAAAGATCTGGGGCACACCCTTGGCCCTGCTTTGCATCCTATGCACACTGCTTGTACAGAGCAAGGAAGTTTCTTGGAGAGAATTCATGAAACAGCACTACTTAAGTCCAAGTCGAGAATTCAAAGAATACAAATGTGACGTCCTcatgagagaaaatgaagatctGAAAGACAAGAGCTCTCACATGTTTATCTATATCTCATGGTACAAAATCGAGCATATATGCACTAGTGACAACTGGATGGATCGCTTCCAAAATGCATATGTATGGGTCCAGAATCCTCTCAAAGTACTCAAGTGTCACCGGGAGAATTCCAAAAATAGCTACACAGAGAGCAGGAGCTTCAACTACGTTGAATTCCATTGTAGCATGGATGGGTATGTTGATAGCATAGAAGACCTAAAGATGGTAGAACCTATCAGCAACTAG